GCGGGGGCCGGCCTGGTCGCTAGCCTCGCGGGCATGACTGCGACGGCGGACGTCGGGATCCTCGGCGGCTCCGGCCTCTACCACCTCCTCGACGACGTCGAAGAGGTCGTCGTCGACACGCCGTACGGCGACCCGTCCGAGCCACCCCTCGTGGGCACCGTGGCCGGCCGCCGGGTCGCGTTCATCCCCCGCCACGGGAAGGACCACCGCTTCCCGCCGCACCGGGTCCCCTACCGCGCCAACCTGTGGGCGCTGCGCGCGCTCGGTGTACGCCAGGTCCTCGCCCCGAGCGCGGTCGGCGGCCTGTGGCCGGACCTCGGCCCCGGCAGCCTCGTCGTGCCCGACCAGGTGGTCGACCGCACCGTCGGCCGGAAATCGACCTACTACGACGACGCCGCGGTCCACGTCTCCTTCGCCGACCCGTACTGCCCCACCGGGCGGCAGGCGGTCGTGGACACCGCCCTTCGCAGCGGCTGGGACGCCATCGACGGCGGGACCCTCGTGGTGATCCCAGGGCCGCGCTTCTCCTCGCGGGC
The DNA window shown above is from Actinomycetes bacterium and carries:
- a CDS encoding S-methyl-5'-thioadenosine phosphorylase; protein product: MTATADVGILGGSGLYHLLDDVEEVVVDTPYGDPSEPPLVGTVAGRRVAFIPRHGKDHRFPPHRVPYRANLWALRALGVRQVLAPSAVGGLWPDLGPGSLVVPDQVVDRTVGRKSTYYDDAAVHVSFADPYCPTGRQAVVDTALRSGWDAIDGGTLVVIPGPRFSSRAESRSYAANGWTIVGMTGLPEAVLARELALCYTTVALVTDLDAGVEEGSGVTHAEVFEVFAREVVRLRALLLDVVAALPAEGELTCPCRGSLDGLRLPFVLP